The Epinephelus lanceolatus isolate andai-2023 chromosome 13, ASM4190304v1, whole genome shotgun sequence genomic interval tttgcctttacccacttagtcgtTAAattcacattactgatgattatttatcaaaatctCATGGTGTAAATATCTGTAAAAGCACCAATAGGCAAATTTACAATGTTGTTGAAATATTGACATCGaggaatttgtttttttttccatactcGCAGCCctaaacacagtttaaagtcCTGTATTCAAACcaaaatatactttaagtaccaaaatcaaaagtacGTTTtcctcaagtactgtacttgagtacaaatttgaggtacttataCGTTATTTCCGTATTTTAATCTCATGCTACTTTGTACTTCTTCTTCACTTAacctcagagggaaatactgtactttttactgcactgcatTATCATTATGTTACCAGTTACTTTAAAAATCAagatttttgcacacaaaacatatgaaaacatacataaaacaaTTTTAATAATCGTTTAAgtcatgtaaaaacatttaatgatTCCAGCTTTTCAAATATGAGGATTTACTGCCAATAGATTGAATTATTTTTTGATTGActagtattttttacttttaatactttaagcacatttatgtatttgtacTTATATACTCTTTCTTAAATTACATTTCCATtgttagtacttttacttaagtaaaggatctgaatacttcctccgaCACTGCATACTGCTAGGTAATTTAGTAACAGGGCATAATATAAGTACAGTGTCTTATCAGCGTCCCTCTGTCGTTTTCTGCAGAGTTTTCTGAAGGAACTTCCTGGCAGCCTGCTGGTGTCTGAACTTTATGACAACTGGATGACGGCTCTTGACAACGAAGACGCTCAGCAGAGAGCCCTGGAAATCAGAAAGTAAGCAATCAATACCTGCTAATGAGTCTAGACAGTGCCATTTCCCTGCAGCTGTGACCCTCAGCGTGTATTTTTATATGACATTTATATAGGAGAGGAGATGTGTTGGTATTTACAGGACTGCTTCATGATCACATGTAAACAGATGGGTATTTTGGGGAGAGTTTTGCAGTACATTCCCAATGCCCTACATCTGTAGGCTGAACACAGACCACTTCTCTTTTTTAGTCTGTCTTCAGTTTAAAAGAAGGAAGaaactttaaacattaaaaaaagagcGCCAAGCTAACGGCTCCTTcctgttctctttttttttttccttccttccctcttttGCTACCCGCTGACAGGGTGGTAGACGACCTCCCGGCACCCAACAAGCTCCTCCTGCAGCACCTACTCTGCATCCTCCATCACATCCTCGAGAGTGCTGACACCAACAAGATGGACGCCTACAACCTGGCAGTGTGCATCGCCCCCACGCTGCTGCAGCTGGACGACATGCCGCTGGatgagcagaaggagaagatgaagaaggTAGATAGACGTGTTATGAGTGTACTTTCTCACTTTTGATGCTTTGAAGCTTTGTGGTTTCTCAGTGCAGAAAACCTCAAAAGGTTTCATAAGTATGATGCACAGACTTttgttagctgtttgtttagtaaagtacaaataaaaaaacagcaacacaatcTTGTCCGAATGAAGCGCTGTCTAGACAATATCTGTTCTGAGCCTCAGCTTTGATTTACTGAACGCCTTATCTTATTTTCAGTTGTTCATTTTACTCactgtgtttcttcttctgatTTGTTTCAGGTCACAGAGCTAACTCAGTTCCTGATCGAGCACTGTGAGATCCTTGGAGAGAATATCCCAAATCTGCTGGATACTGATGCAGGTACATTTACACAGCACTCAAATCTCTGTTATTATCTCCCTTTAGGGACTGTATGCAAATTATTGAGGTGGGGAGAGGGGGCGGAAACTTATGtttgacttttaaaaaacaaaaacaagaccaGGGTTCCTCCCCAGGGTTATTACTGTATGATTTGGACCCTCCCCTTGACTTCTGCAACACCCTCCTCCCTAATGTCTCAACTCAACCCTGATTTCAAGCTCAATATGTTTAGGGAATTACAATTTTTATATGGCAGACTAGCAGTGGAATTGCCAATATGATGGGAAATATAACAAATGGTGCATTTTGTTTTGCGTCACCAATTAGTAGCATGGGTTAGTGCAAAAATGGCACTCCAGGAGACAATGTTTGTTCAATCCCTGTTTCTTGATGCTTGGATATTGGTCCTACTACCAACTACAAAATAAACCCTGAAGAGAGACATGACTGTTGCCCTCTGCATATGTACCTTTATGATCCATGACACCCACAAATGGCATGATTTTGAGTTAACTATTCCATCCGTATTCACGGTAAATCCTACAAGAAACAGGTGAAATAAAGTATGACTCGGGGCCATGGGAAAATGAAAGACCTAGTAGAAGTTATATTTGCACAAATTGAGCAACTGAGATCAACTATTGTACAATTCGGGGATCCTAATCATGTCTTCCTTTCCCCACTCTGCAGACTCGCTGTCCTCTCAGCATCATGACTCCGCGTATGACAGCACCGACCCAGATGGAGACGGAGAGGTAGGAGAGAGCACCAGCTCCACACATGGAGAGACGgggtcctcttcctctctcagtCACAGCTGCACCCCCACCTCTTGGCAAGCTGACGCTATGTTCAACGCAAAGGCATCATTCAACCGTCGCTGCTCTGAGcccatcatcctcctctcccCTGATCTGGAGAGCCTCTGCAGCCACTCCAGGAGCCACGACGACTGCTCGGTGGAGAGAAGAGACTTCGAGGAGCAGCCTCTGAAAAAGCAGATCTCAGACGACTCCTTCTTGCTCAGAGAACGAGGTGGAGCAAGgtcagtgttgtcttttccaaGACTGAGCAGCAGCTCCAACATGGACCCACTGCCCTACATGGTGGCTAACTGCTCGTGCTCTTCCCTGGAGAGCGCTGCCTCTAATCAGTCAGAGGGCTCTGTTTTCACCAGCTCCCCTGTGGGGTCGCCAGGCTGCTCCAGGAGAGCAAGCACCACCAGTCAGCCTGAAATGGCTGCAAAGGCTCAGCAGGACGTTGTAAAACCGATTACAGAAGAGAAGAGGCGTTCCCAGTCTATGAGAGTCACCAGTAAAGTCCTAATGAGGACCAGGAGCTTAGGAGCCTTCAACAGGAGCAGCGTGAAGAGAGACTCTCAGAAAGAAAACTCCTTCCCTTGTGAAACTCTCCAGGAGGACTCTCAGAGTGAAGCAGATCCTTCGGCTGAGCTTCTGCACAGACCGCGCCCTCTGTCGGCCATCGAGGTGTTTAAGCAGGTGGACAGCAAGTTGCCCTGCAGGCCTCCATCATACCATCAGGCAGTGCAGGGTGCGGGCCTTCCTCCACAGTATGGATCAATGACTGTACTCGATGCCATCAAGCTGGACAGACGCTCCCGTCCGTCCTCTGTGAACTATGATCACCCACCCACCTGCTCCGTCAATCAGTACACAGACTGTTTCTCTCAGGCAGCGCAGGACATAGCCAACAATGTCGAGCAGCGACGGCCTTTCCGCCAGAGAGCGATGTCCGAGTCTGTGTCTGCGGGTCATCGTGAGGTTGTGTCACGGAGATGTAGCCAGCCTGTGTTTGAAGAATTTTCTTACGCCAAGGAGTCTTATGTTTGACTTTGGAACTGTTTCACAGACTTGATTGTGGGTGCACAAGCATTTACCTGAGCTAAATATCAGTGGGCAAAGCTGAGAACCAGTTTTCAAACTGCAAGTTAGCAACCTGCCAAGCCAAGACATTCATGATGGAGGCGAGGGCTGACTTTGTATCTCAGACTTTATATGGCTGGattttgtgtgtgcttttttttgtaGCAAGAGTGCTTGGCTTCATTATAGCAGCCACTTCCTCACTTACTCTTTCCCCTTTCATTGTTCTTTGCCTGGTTCTACAGAGACACTGTGTTTCTGATGCTTTGCCCACTGAGCAGCTGTGTTGGAAAAATGCTTGTAAATGTAcataaggtccagtgtgtacatTTTTAACTGTTTCACTTTGAATGAATGTCAGCTATGTGCCGCCTCTACGGTTGCACTTTCTCAGTAGTACTATTTAGAGTACAACATTAAAAGATATATAGTTATTATGATAGATGTCTATCACAATGAAGCTATGAAAACACAGTGCACTGTGGATGAAATATGCtatgagtttttattttctatgtttttGTCAAGATATGTACAGTATAGTTTGTTAAGCacattgttttgctttttgtaaGTCCTCTTCACCTTGCATGGTCTTTCTCTTCCACTACATTAAAGCACTTTTCTGATGATAGACTGTTCTGTAtgctaaaatgtaaatacaattGTATAGATATAGAAAGTTAACCTGTGTTCGAGTTGTGTTCCAGAGTCATGTAACTCCACCATGAATGGTTTTAGATAAAATGGAAGACAAATAACACAATAAACGAAAACAGCAAACTAAAGAAGtgtcttctgtctctgtttctgtgtgaccTATTAGAAAGCTCATGTTACAGATGGATGTTGTGATCATGGACCGCCCCCCAGTCAAATCATTAGCGGCAGAATTAATTAGAAAACGGAGGAGACTAGAACGACTCATTTGTCTAGGCTGCTCTTTGCGTGATGTGTTGCACAACAGAGGCTAACAGGCCTTATTGAGAGAACAGCATGTTCTGACGCATATGCTAAAACAGAAGGAAACCAGACGTGGTCACATGGGGCGGATTTGGTTTTTCTCTGAATTGCTGTTCCTGTCTCTGAGCTGATGCCACctctcttccttcctttctaaagtgttttAACACATTGTTTCCTTCCTCAACAAGACGATTTAATTCCTCCGTTAGCTGCAGCGAGATTGAGCTGAGCCTGATTTAGCAACATTTTGATAAAGAATATTAGTCTCTGATAATGCTCATTTTATATTACTAGCTGCAAAGGGCAAAGCAGCATCTGCCAATATAATTCAGAAATCCATTACAGTGCACCTGCAGGAATGACATTTGACATGATAGTGACATTTGTGAGGCATATCTCATTAAAACCTAACTCCAAGAGGTATCTGTTCAGTTCTATACTTATCATTTTTACCAAAAGAAACAGGAAGCTGTTATATAAGCCCTGAACAGTCTGCAGAACAACACCACCACAAGCCTCGAAACGAGCTTTATTAGCACCTATACTGGACATATGTTGCTTTTCTCATGTCTCACCTTTTGCATCACAGCGCTAAAGTGAGATCTCACACAATTTTAGTCATTAGTAGGAAGTACAAGACAGTAACGTTTGAGCAGCAGCATTCATTGTGGTCTGTTTTAATGCAACTACCAGGCCAAAGATGGCTCAATATATGCTGCCTGTTGGTCTCATTCTCTGCAAAGAACCACCTTTGAATCATTAAAAACTCAAAGTTAAGGAGATGAAGATATCAGTTCATATTTGTCATCATTCTGCTGAAAGACCTTTGTCCGAACATGGTGGCTGTGTGGTAATTCCAAACCTCGACTTAAACACCTACAAAAACAATATAATTCcaattttttaacaaattatgAGGCTCAAAATGGTCATTTAATTACcgtttaaagggtaacttctctatttttctacctggaccttattttcaATGGGAAcagcaatttttgaaactgatccagtattgagcgagagctctgcagctggcagctgcGAAACAGGTTGCAATGTAACCACCACCGTCAGTTTACGATCACTAAATGagtttttgtcactgactgtCGCAGTGGGCACTGTCGACCTGCCATACATGCCACTCAGTTAACCCAGTAAATTTCCACTAGCCACGCcacctacctgccagcctatcacCAGTCCATACATCTCCCACTCCTGCTGgtccaccacacccacctcGTCAAGCTAATGCACCTCACCTGTGGATCATTACCTCCTGCCAGTATAAAGACTCCTGCTTCACAGACTCTCCTTGCCAGACTGTTCTTTTTTATACTCATGCAAGACTTTTCAGAGTTTATTCCCGGACTGCTTTCTTGTTGCCGACATTGCctgtctctgactctcctgTTTCGTCTGCTCCCCTGTTAAACCAGtcagccttctgtccctgacTAAGAGTTCTGCTTCTACGttcctggtttctgtttgcCTGTTCCCCATGGCTGTGTGGAGAGACCATCACCCAGCTCTCCGTCGTGAGTTTACCTGttctgctgtctgtgatttCCTGTGCTGTGGATTACCTTACCACATGGCTGCACGTTCTGCCATTCTGTGTGTCAAGACCCTTGCTGCCTACAGTCGGCTCTGCGCATGTCTGGTGGCTTTTCCCATATGTACTCCTAGTTCCCGACTCCCTGCTCTTCAGACATCACCATCTGCCAACGCCCTAACGGTGTCGTTGCAGATATTTGAACTGTTCGCCATTTGTGTGCATTCAGCAGACACCACTGACTCACCTGCTCTCTGCTTCGGTGTGCCACATCAAGCACTTTCGATCGTACCTGTGTCTTGGGAGGTTCTGAACCAACAAATGGACTCACACTGTTTTACCTGCCTGCTCACCCTGTGCTTGACCAGTAATTTCCTTAAATACTATTACAAACTATCCATCTGTCTTTGGTGCTGCGTCTGGATTCTAACCACACCCGtgacactgacaggctcagattgctaTTCTAAGGAAGGGACTCCAACAGAGACAGACCATGTTGTGGAAAACTCAAAAAAGCCATTGTGGTTCGTCTTTCTACAATTCCAACagtcaccaactctggtttggttaaaataaactcttaattcacccagtcAGCTCTGAAAATATGCTGGCGCTATACACGTTTTAATTaccgtttatttaaatggagtctggtggctttgatgtcagtgattttggggctgtttgtgGTTAAAGAAAAAGGACGTTACTCTTTAGCAAAAAGGTCTATGTCTGTagagatcctttccataatgttagCAGACATGTAGAATTATAACctaagcctgtcagtggcaaaaatgcATTTAGTGGATGTAAAGTGATGGTGCATAATTGCCCCAGATGGTTactttgcagcctgtttcacagctgcCGGCTACAACACTTTtactcagtactggaccagttttGAAAATTGTTGCTCCCATTattcacttagacacaaaaacatggaaaatccTGTTCAGGTTAAAAATACTAATGTTACCCTTTAAGTGAgccagacctttttttttttaaaattatcattattatgatgAACATTCAGTTCCATGCATCAGTGACATTTTCAGAGAACCACTGTAGATTTAAACCCATGTATTCATAGTATAGTGGCCGACTGCATTAAGTACAGATCTGCCTTAACAAAATTCCCATCAGCTAATGAACAGCTGCTCTGTagctgttctttttttaatttattcaacAGTCACAATGAACATATTGTACAGCTCTCATCAGTGTATATTGTTACTGGGCAGCTCACTGTGACCACTCATTGAATATCAAAGGAAAGCATGGCTCTTGTTGAGTTTCCATGACAGAGACGatacatgtttgttttatttgcatcTTTACAACATACAGCTCTATGAGTGCGTAAAGGTCTCTGATCTATGTTTGTaagtctctctttttttttttttttagcttttaatACAAAGAACATGCAGATGGTGGAAGTACCTGCAAATTAAATCAATACCTGCATAGTGTCTACAGGTATTGatttaaacaacaaacagactTAAAGCAACagtgtcaacaaaaactgagcATTAAAATCTAAAAGGTAGTTATCTAGGCCTACTGCGTTGGATTGCATTGAAATTGTCCTTGTTATTTTGTCCATCCcattgaatacatttttaaaatcatgtaCTGCATTCTGATTTTTGCCAACAACAACAGCCTCTGTTTCAAACCTGACTGCTCTTA includes:
- the tagapb gene encoding T cell activation RhoGTPase activating protein b → MDSPGYGVAAMRRGSYDDAAGSLRPHLRHLAQRRRSAPSLVFGKALGMPWSPIREEASCWVSVEQSPFVLGLTSENGELLLDECVQVTEGSKTKERHLFLFSDVIVFAKLKSTASYRLKHRVSLKDIWLYGFEDEAEEEEGMVGDINLRVTLILAWGLSFCWVCFRSPEVKERWLDTLHRKIKDTKARAGCASSPPDVLMKVLSGSIPTKTLTGGGMEQFIEFPLEGDAKISTVAKQLHNQEDKQPIETKWNLVRKLRKGKSFMNKACQSDTDTKAQLFGQPLCKICPDQCSLPKPVTELLVLLRKSGPSTEGVFRRPCNNKNMRDIREQLNGGLEVDLESQPVVLLVGLLKSFLKELPGSLLVSELYDNWMTALDNEDAQQRALEIRKVVDDLPAPNKLLLQHLLCILHHILESADTNKMDAYNLAVCIAPTLLQLDDMPLDEQKEKMKKVTELTQFLIEHCEILGENIPNLLDTDADSLSSQHHDSAYDSTDPDGDGEVGESTSSTHGETGSSSSLSHSCTPTSWQADAMFNAKASFNRRCSEPIILLSPDLESLCSHSRSHDDCSVERRDFEEQPLKKQISDDSFLLRERGGARSVLSFPRLSSSSNMDPLPYMVANCSCSSLESAASNQSEGSVFTSSPVGSPGCSRRASTTSQPEMAAKAQQDVVKPITEEKRRSQSMRVTSKVLMRTRSLGAFNRSSVKRDSQKENSFPCETLQEDSQSEADPSAELLHRPRPLSAIEVFKQVDSKLPCRPPSYHQAVQGAGLPPQYGSMTVLDAIKLDRRSRPSSVNYDHPPTCSVNQYTDCFSQAAQDIANNVEQRRPFRQRAMSESVSAGHREVVSRRCSQPVFEEFSYAKESYV